One genomic window of Cheilinus undulatus linkage group 7, ASM1832078v1, whole genome shotgun sequence includes the following:
- the si:ch211-129c21.1 gene encoding semaphorin-4E → MSLLTVLSIVCGWMLHVSFSTLNTHYGIPRQTVPYQNELRLFREEGIFNYSTMLMRDDLGVVLLGAREAIYALDINNISVRKAVVYWRVTEEKQRECKYKGKHLEVECRNYIRTLHRLNDTTMYVCGTNAFSPSCYHMTFYNGQLRLEGKQEEGKGKCPFDPFQRYSSLMVGNDLYSATSINFLGSEPVVLRSSDLALRTEFKSSWLSEPNFVYMEFVDESFDSAEGDDDKVYLFFSENAMEYDFYSKVAVSRVARVCKGDMGGQRTLQRKWTSFLKARLDCSLPEPSLPPIVQDVFLLKHKDWRKSVFYAVFTPQSSLSQVSAVCAYAVSAIRDIFNEGKFKTPVAVETSHVKWVMYTGEVPVPRPGACINNVARKMGMNRSLDLPDKTLQFIRDRPLMDEAVRPLTGGPLLLKKGALLTRIVVDSVLALDGQQYDVMFIGTENGYIQKAVNYDGEMFIIEEVQLYENPFPISILRLSSSKGQLYAGSEFGAIQMPVSNCSHYDTCADCILARDPYCAWDFIAQQCSSVYSLASSSNPALQSLKEGDVSQCPQPEPVAAVDFTLVPENNIQLPCQLHSNLAQVLWRFSDQTLQSSNKYYIYNGGLLILSASKSDAGLYTCDSVEQINGRAYNRTVAVYRLQLSSGSGAGGSTTPGYGVTNSSDSSNSLNTAAPAPGPNEASEDPLSPENQSDTGRVTRLEVAVALLSLLCLSLMGVIFWIWNRGHWECVKFAKRSGASEAKRQSAEYMHIPNRTSEIKLLGPESGRPCSANNNHSAVDFKGNGEHHFTPMANISSLDGLGYINDESEI, encoded by the exons ATGTCTCTTCTGACAGTCCTGAGCATCGTCTGTGGATGGATGCTCCATGTTTCATTCAGTACCCTCAACACACACTACGGCATCCCACGACAAACTGTCCCCTACCAGA ATGAGCTGCGGCTGTTCAGGGAAGAAGGGATCTTCAACTACTCCACCATGCTAATGAGGGATGACCTGGGTGTAGTGCTGCTGGGAGCCCGAGAGGCTATCTATGCTCTGGACATCAACAACATCTCTGTGAGAAAGGCTGTG GTGTATTGGCGAGTAACTGAGGAAAAGCAGAGGGAGTGCAAGTACAAGGGAAAACATCTAGAG GTGGAATGCCGGAACTACATCCGAACTCTGCACAGACTGAACGACACTACAATGTACGTGTGTGGCACCAATGCTTTTAGCCCCTCCTGTTACCACATG ACGTTTTATAATGGACAGCTGAGGCTGGAGGGAAAGCAGGAAGAGGGAAAGGGGAAATGTCCTTTTGATCCCTTCCAGAGATACTCCTCCCTCATGGTTG GAAATGACCTGTATTCTGCTACATCCATCAACTTCTTGGGCTCTGAGCCTGTGGTTCTGCGCAGCTCGGACTTGGCTCTCCGCACTGAGTTCAAGAGCTCCTGGCTCAGTG AGCCAAACTTTGTCTACATGGAATTTGTGGATGAGAGTTTTGATAGTGCTGAAGGCGATGATGATAAAGTGTACTTGTTCTTCAGTGAGAATGCCATGGAGTATGACTTCTACAGCAAAGTAGCAGTGTCTCGAGTGGCCCGTGTCTGCAAG GGGGATATGGGAGGCCAGCGGACACTGCAGAGGAAGTGGACTTCGTTCCTGAAGGCTCGTCTAGATTGTTCCCTCCCTGAACCCAGCCTGCCCCCCATTGTCCAGGATGTCTTCCTGCTTAAGCACAAGGACTGGAGGAAGAGCGTCTTTTATGCTGTCTTTACTCCCCAGTC GAGCTTGTCCCAGGTATCTGCTGTCTGTGCATATGCTGTGTCTGCCATCCGAGATATTTTCAATGAAGGCAAATTCAAGACACCTGTTGCTGTGGAGACGTCTCACGTCAAGTGGGTGATGTACACTGGAGAGGTACCAGTCCCTAGACCGGGAGCG tgcatTAATAATGTGGCCCGTAAAATGGGGATGAATCGCTCTCTGGACTTGCCTGACAAAACCCTCCAGTTCATCAGGGACCGTCCCCTCATGGACGAGGCTGTTCGCCCTCTGACAGGAGGGCCGCTGCTGCTCAAGAAGGGAGCTTTGCTGACTCGGATTGTAGTGGACAGTGTGTTGGCGCTGGATGGACAACAATATGACGTCATGTTCATTGGCACTG AAAATGGTTACATTCAGAAGGCTGTCAACTACGATGGAGAAATGTTCATCATCGAGGAAGTTCAACTGTATGAAAATCCTTTTCCTATAAGCATCCTGCGACTGTCATCCAGCAAG GGTCAGCTGTATGCAGGTTCTGAGTTTGGTGCTATCCAGATGCCCGTCAGTAACTGCAGCCACTATGACACATGTGCAGACTGCATCCTGGCCAGAGACCCTTATTGTGCCTGGGACTTCATCGCCCAGCAGTGCTCCTCAGTCTATAGCTTAGCATCGTCTTCAAACCCTGCATTACAGAGTCTGAAAGAGGGAGATGTCTCACAGTGTCCTCAGCCAG AGCCGGTAGCAGCTGTGGATTTCACTCTGGTTCCAGAGAACAACATCCAGCTGCCTTGCCAACTCCACTCCAATTTGGCACAGGTCCTCTGGCGCTTCTCTGACCAAACACTTCAGTCCAGCAACAAATACTACATCTACAATGGGGGCCTCCTCATTCTGAGTGCTTCTAAATCGGACGCAGGCTTGTACACATGTGACTCAGTGGAGCAGATCAATGGCAGAGCGTACAACCGGACTGTGGCTGTTTATCGATTACAGCTCTCCTCTGGCTCAGGAGCAGGGGGCAGCACTACTCCTGGATATGGCGTGACAAATTCCTCAGACTCTAGTAACAGTCTGAATACAGCTGCACCAGCACCGGGGCCAAACGAGGCCAGTGAGGACCCGCTGTCCCCTGAGAATCAAAGCGACACTGGCAGGGTGACACGTTTAGAGGTGGCCGtggctctgctctctctgctttgTCTCTCCCTAATGGGCGTCATATTTTGGATCTGGAACAGAGGGCATTGGGAATGCGTCAAGTTTGCAAAACGTTCTGGTGCAAGCGAGGCAAAAAGGCAGTCAGCCGAGTACATGCATATCCCGAACAGAACTTCAGAGATAAAGCTCCTGGGGCCTGAGTCCGGTAGACCTTGCAGTGCCAATAATAATCACTCTGCTGTTGACTTCAAAGGAAACGGGGAGCACCacttcacacctatggccaacaTTTCAAGCCTGGATGGTCTGGGATACATAAACGATGAGTCAGAGATTTGA